GACAGCACCTTCCCTGTCTAAAACGTCTACAACTTCGTTTACAGCCGGAAGAGGCAGCATTTCGTAGGGTATCGAGACAAAGCCCTTTGAGGTATCCTCTCTGTCAAGACCTACGACAAAAATCGCCAGCCCGGGACATTGGTATACGCAGATTGAACACCCGTTGCAGGCAGAATGGTCTATGGAAGGGATTTTGTTTATTCCTCCTGTTATTTTTATGGCTTTTCGAGGGCATGCATCGGTGCAGGGATTGCATGGAATTTCCTGAAAACATTCTACGACTGCTCTTGGGGAAACGATAAGGAGCTCCTTTTCGGGCATTGATTTAGCAAGAGATTCTCTGTCAGGGATTCCTGTTTCAGC
This candidate division WOR-3 bacterium DNA region includes the following protein-coding sequences:
- a CDS encoding 4Fe-4S binding protein → MKNKWAETGIPDRESLAKSMPEKELLIVSPRAVVECFQEIPCNPCTDACPRKAIKITGGINKIPSIDHSACNGCSICVYQCPGLAIFVVGLDREDTSKGFVSIPYEMLPLPAVNEVVDVLDREGAVIAQGKVLRVNKSKTTDKTAVVTIEIPSNLLDKARFFSPKRGCK